AAGCGCCGTTTACCGGGGGCGTGAAATCGCCTCTACTCACCGAGGCTATGGACGAGACTCACGGTGCTGAGGAGGCTTTGGTCCTTGATCATGAGCCTTAAGTCCCACTACAGCCGGGATGGGACCTTTGGATGGCGTATAGGGCCCAACGGCCTCATCGAGCCGGCTCCTGTAGTGGATAGATTCGAACCCGCCCCGACCGCGAGGAACGCGAAATGTCCCGACGTGCAGACCATCTGAAAGTGCGTCCTGGTGTCGGGCCGTACGTGGTCCGGCGCGGACTGTTCGGGGTCGCGGCCTCCCGCTCGGTGCCGTTCGCCGCGACGACGACCGATCCTGCTGTCCAATGCACTGTGGGCGAGCAGCGAGTTTAGAGTGAGAGGTGTAGTGATTCGGCATTGTGGGCGGTGTGATCAGCGGGGTCGATGGACCGGTTCGACGGGTTCACCGATGACGTTTGCTGCACCGGATGTGCAGCCTCGGACCGATGCGGGATGAATACAGACGTCGAGACGGTCCTGCGGCGTTACCGCTACGACGGAACGCGGCTGATCGACATCCTGTGGGATATCCAGCGCTGGTACGGCTACATCCCCGCGGAGCATCTGCCGCAGATGGCGGCCGCGCTGAATCGGACTCCTCTGGACATCGTGGAAACAGCCTCCTTTTATCACTTCTTCCACGGCACGCCAACCGGACGCCACCGGATTTACTTGAGTAACACCGTGATTGCCAAGATGAACGGGTATCAAGAGGTGTACGAGGCGCTCGAGCGACAGACCGGGGCGCGCTTCGGGGAAACCGACGCGGATGGGATCTTCGGTCTGTTCGAGACACCGTGCATCGGGCTCAGCGACCAGGAGCCCGCGATGATGATCGACGACGTGGTGTTCACGCGACTGACGCCGGATACCGTCGCGAACATCATCACGCAGTTGAAGGCGGGGAAGGTCGCCGCCGACATCGCGAACCCGGCGGGGCTGCCCGATGATGACATCGCGTACGTCGAGGCCCTCGTGGAGTCCAATGTCCACACGCGGGGGCCCGTGTTCTTCCGCGGCGAGCCGGATTACCAAACGTTGCTCAAGAACTGCCTCGCCCATACGCCCGAGCAGACGATCGGCGTCGTCACTGAATCCGGGCTGCGGGGATACGGCGGTGCAGGGTTTCGAACCGGGTTGAAGTGGCAGTTGTGCAGGGACGCACCCGGCGACGAGAAGTACGTCATCTGCAACGCCGATGAGGGCGAACCGGGCACGTTCAAAGACCGCGCACTCCTGACCCGATCGCCGAAGGACGTTTTCATGGGGATGGTCATCGCGGCCTACGCGATCGGCAGCTCCCACGGGATCGTCTATCTCCGTGCTGAATACGTGTATCTCAAGCGCTATTTGGAAGGCCAGCTTCAGCAACTCCGGGACGACGGGTTGCTCGGACCCAGTGTCGGCGGACGATCGGGATTCGACTTCGACATCCGCATCCAGATGGGTGCCGGTTCCTACGTCTGTGGTGAAGAGTCCGCGCTGATCGAGTCTTGCGAAGGCAAACGGGGCACACCCCGGCTGAAACCGCCCTTCCCCGTTCGAGAGGGCTACCTCGGCAAACCGACCAGCGTCAACAACGTCGAGACTTTGGCTGCCGCAACCCGCGTCATGGAAGAAGGCGCCGAATGGTTCCGCCGCATGGGTACCCCCGACTCGGCGGGCGCCCGCCTGTTGAGCGTCGCCGGGGACTGCAATCGTCCGGGAGTTTATGAGGTCGAGTGGGGCATCACCCTCGATGAGGTGCTGAGAATGGTCGGTGCGGCCGACGCCCGCGCGGTCCAGATCAGTGGGCCATCGGGGGAGTGCGTGTCGGTAGCGGCGGACGGCCGACGCCGTATCGCGTACGAGGACATCCCGTGCAACGGGGCTGTCACCATCTTCAACAGCACCCGCGATCTACTGGCCTGCGTCAGGGATTACACCAAGTTCTTCGCCGACGAATCATGCGGCATCTGTGTCCCTTGTCGGGCGGGCACCGCCGATCTGCACGACAAAGTAAGACTCGTCATCGCAGGCAACGCGGTACCAAAGGATCTCGACGAGGTCGCCCGGTGGGGTGCCGTGGTGCACGCGACCAGTCGGTGCGGTCTCGGTGCGACTGCGGCCAATCCCATCCTGACCACACTCGAGAAGTTCCCCGAGATCTATCGGCAAAGGTTACGCACCCAGGAACACACCCTGTTGGCATCGTTCGACCTTGACGCCGCGCTGGCCGGGTATGAGAAGGCACGGACCGAACTGCAGACGGGTGAAACGACATGACCATCCGAATCGAGATCGATGGAATATCGGTGTCGACCGAGGAGGGCGCAACGCTGGTCGATGTCGCCGCGGACGCCGGTGTGTACATCCCGACACTGTGCTATCTCAGAGACAAGCCGTGCCTGGGGACATGCCGGGTGTGCTCGGTCAAAGTGAACGGCGCCGTGGTCGCGGCGTGTACGGTCGCCGTCTCGGACGGGATGACGGTCGAGGTCGATGAACCGGAAACCGCCGATATGCGAAAGGCGCTGGTAGAACTGCTGTTCACCGAAGGCAACCACAACTGTCCGAGTTGTGAGAAGAGCGGGCGCTGCACGCTGCAGGCGGTCGGTTATGAGGTGGGCATGCTGGTGTCTCGCTTCCCGTACCGGTTCCCGGTTCGAGAGCGTGAACATGCGTCCGAACGGATCTGGCTCGAGCGGGATCGTTGCATCTTCTGCCAACGCTGCGTCGAATTCGTCCGCGACGAAGCAACCGGACAGAAGATCTTCAGCATCAGCCACCGCGGCGCCGAATCCCGGATCGAAGTCGATGCCGAACGTGCCAACGCGATGCCGGTCGAGCAGGTCCGCTATGCCGTCGAGATCTGTCCCGTCGGTGCCATCCTCGAGAAGCGGGTGGGATTCGACGTCCCGATCGGCCGACGCAAGTATGAAGTGAAATCCGTCCGCGACCGGGCACTCGACCAGGCAGACGGATCGGACGCACCGTGACTGACGAGACCAGATCGGACGAACTCCCCTCAACGCCAGCAGATCCGGCGTTATCGGCGGGGCGCGAGGGCAAGATCAACGTGGCGATGATCGGCTTGTGTGGCTGCTGGGGATGCACGCTGTCCTTTCTGGACATGGATGAGCGGATCGTTCCGCTCTTGACGAAGGTCTCCATCCACCGGTCCTCGCTCACCGACATCAAAAGAATCACCGAGCGCTGCGCAATCGGCTTCATCGAAGGTGGTGTCGCGAATGAGGAGAACATCGAAACGCTGCGACATTTCCGAAACAACTGCGACATCCTGATCTCCGTCGGAGCCTGCGCCGTCTGGGGCGGGGTGCCGGCGATGCGCAACGTCTTCGAGCTGAAGGATTGCTTGGCTGAGGCGTATGTCAACTCGCCGACCGCCGTTCCCGGTGCCGATCCCGTCATCCCCTGCCACCCGGACATCCCCCGAATCACCACCAAGGTCCACCCCTGCCACGAAGTGGTGAAGATGGACTACTTCATCCCTGGCTGTCCACCGGATGCGGATGCCATTCTTACCGTGCTCGAGGATCTGATCCATCGTCGTCCAGTCACGCTGCCCCGCTCGCTCAATCACTACGACTGATCTCGGAGGCTTCGCGTGAGCAGAAAGCTCGTCATCGACCCCGTTACCCGCATCGAGGGCCACGGCAAGGTGACCGTGAACCTCGACGACGACGGCAACGTCGTCGACGCCAGACTGCATGTCGTCGAGTTCCGCGGTTTCGAGAAATTCGTTCAGGGCCACCCGTTCTGGGAGGCGCCGATGCTGATGCAGCGCATCTGCGGAATCTGCTTTGTCAGTCACCACCTGGCTGGCGCCAAAGTGCTCGATGACATGATCGGCGCTGGCGTGAACTCAGACTTCAAAATAACGCGGACAGCGGAGAAGATCCGTCGGCTCGGCCATTACGCGCAGATGCTGCAGTCTCATGCGACGGCATACTTCTACTTGGTGGTCCCCGAGATGATGTTCGGGATGGATGCCGCGCCAGAGCAACGTAATCTTCTCGGCCTCATTGAGGCTGACCCGGCGTTGATGCGAAGAGTGATCATGCTGCGCAAGTGGGGCCAGGAGGTCATCAAGACCGTCTTCGGCAGGAGGATGCACGGCATCAACTCGGTGCCCGGAGGCGTCGACAAGAACTTGAGTCGCGCCGAATGTGACCGTCTGCTCAACGGTGAGGAGGGACTCCCGTCGGTCGACGAGATCATCGACTACGCGCAGGACGGACTTCGACTCTTCTACGACTTCCATGAAAAGAACCGAAGCGCGGTGGACGGGTTCGCCAACGTTCCCGCGCTCAACATGTCCCTGGTCGACGCCGACGGCAACGTGGACTACTACCACGGCGCCCTGCGCATCGTCGACGAGAACAAGCGCACCGTCAGAGAATTCGATTATCACGACTACCTCGCTCACTTTTCGGAAGCCGTCGAAGAGTGGAGCTACATGAAGTTCCCCTTCCTCAAGGAGCTCGGCAGGGAGAAGGGCTCGGTCCGGGTGGGACCGCTCGCGCGGATGAACGTGACCAAGACGCTGTCGACCCCGCGCGCTCAGGAGGCGCTGGAGCGGTTCCACGCCTACACCGGCGGCGCACCCAACAACATGACGCTGCACACCAACTGGGCGAGGACCATCGAGGTGCTCCACGCCGCGGAACTGATCGAAGAGTTGCTGCGCGACCCCGATCTGCAGGACGAGGACCTCGTCGTCACACCCGCAGCGGGCGCATGGGTCGGCGAGGGCGTCGGTGTCGTCGAAGCGCCTCGCGGCACGTTGCTTCATCACTACCGCGCCGGTCCGGACGGGGACATCACCTTCGCCAATCTCATTGTGGCCACGACACACAACAATCAAGTTCTGAACCGCACAGTGCGCTCGGTGGCCGGGGACTACCTGGTGGGTCGCGGCGAGATCACCGAAGGGATGATGAACGCGATCGAGGTCGGAATCCGTGCCTTCGATCCCTGCCTGAGTTGTGCGACACATGCCTTCGGCCAGATGCCGCTGATCGTGACGGTCCGCGATCCGGCGGGAACAGTGATCAACGAACGCGTCCGTTCGGCATCCGGTTCATGAGACTCAGCGACCTCGACGACGATTCTTGCCTGATCTATGGCATCGGCAACGTGGGTCGCCAAGACGACGGCTTGGGCTGGGCATTCGTGGATTGGCTTCAAGCGGAAGGTCTTTGCCCGAGAGCGGAGATGCAGCGCGGTTATCAACTTCTGCTCGAGGACGCTGAACTGATCAGCAACATGGAACGGGTGTTGTTCGTCGATGCCACCAAAGAGGCTTCGGTGGAATCATTCACCTTGGGTCGCGCGACGCCTCGAATGGACTTCACCTTCACATCGCACGCCATCTCGATCCCCGCCATCATGGCGACCTGCCAGCAGTGCTTTCAGCGCCTGCCGGAGGTGCACGTCCTCGCGATCAGGGGATTCGAGTTCGAACTCGCAATGGGGTTGACGCCGGCGGCGCAGCGCAACCTGGATGGTGCAACAGCCCATCTTCTCGGGGAGCATCGTCGGCAGGCGTGATGTCTCTGAAATTAGCCATCAGCCGGGGAATCGGACGGTGGTGCCGGGCATCAGCTCGACAACCTTGCCGTGGCACTCCACTTCGATCCCGGCGGCGTTTCGCGGATCAACGCTGATGATCACGCCCTTCCCGCTGACCCGCAGATGCAGGTGCAGGCCGCGGTAGAGGATCGGTATCGCCAGCACGCCAAGGCTTTCCGGCCAATGTGGCGAGAGGATGATGCGGTTGGACCGTGTTTCCAGCCCGGTGAAACACCGCTGCATCAGGTCGACGGTTCCAGCCATGGCCGCCAGATGAATGCCTTCGGATGTGGTGCCGCCCTGGATGTCGGAGACGTCGGCCTTCAGCGCCTGGGTGAAGAACTCCATGGCCCGGTCGCGGTTGGCTCTGGCCAGCACCCAGGTGTGCACGACACCACTGAGCGTCGATCCGTGCGAGGTGCGGGCCAGGTAGTAGTCCACCATCTTCGGTACCTGTTCCGGGGCGAAGCGATAACCGAGCCGGGTGAGCAGCTCACGCAGCTCGTCTGCCGACAGCAGGTAAAGCAGCATCAGCGCGTCGGCTTGCTTGGACGCCTTGTAGCGGTTCACGTCGTCGTGCTCGGCCTCCAGGATGCGGTCCAGCCGTTGGATGTTGCCGTACTGGCTGCGGAGCCGGTCCCAATCCAGATCCGCCAAGTCGCCATAGCCCTCGAACTGGCTGATCACACCGTCGTGGAACGGGACGAACATCCGCCGGCTGACGTCGTTCCAGTGCGCGAGCTCGGCACTGCTGAGGCCCAGCGTCTCCATCAGGTCCAGACGGTTCGGCAGCGGCAGCAGGTTCAGTGCGTCGATGGCGCGCATGATGACCCAGACCGCCATGACGTTGGTATACGCGTTGTTGTCGATGCCGTCGTAGGGAGCGTCGGGATAGCCGGAATGGAAC
The sequence above is drawn from the Mycobacterium gallinarum genome and encodes:
- a CDS encoding NADP oxidoreductase — translated: MTDETRSDELPSTPADPALSAGREGKINVAMIGLCGCWGCTLSFLDMDERIVPLLTKVSIHRSSLTDIKRITERCAIGFIEGGVANEENIETLRHFRNNCDILISVGACAVWGGVPAMRNVFELKDCLAEAYVNSPTAVPGADPVIPCHPDIPRITTKVHPCHEVVKMDYFIPGCPPDADAILTVLEDLIHRRPVTLPRSLNHYD
- a CDS encoding Ni/Fe hydrogenase subunit alpha, translated to MSRKLVIDPVTRIEGHGKVTVNLDDDGNVVDARLHVVEFRGFEKFVQGHPFWEAPMLMQRICGICFVSHHLAGAKVLDDMIGAGVNSDFKITRTAEKIRRLGHYAQMLQSHATAYFYLVVPEMMFGMDAAPEQRNLLGLIEADPALMRRVIMLRKWGQEVIKTVFGRRMHGINSVPGGVDKNLSRAECDRLLNGEEGLPSVDEIIDYAQDGLRLFYDFHEKNRSAVDGFANVPALNMSLVDADGNVDYYHGALRIVDENKRTVREFDYHDYLAHFSEAVEEWSYMKFPFLKELGREKGSVRVGPLARMNVTKTLSTPRAQEALERFHAYTGGAPNNMTLHTNWARTIEVLHAAELIEELLRDPDLQDEDLVVTPAAGAWVGEGVGVVEAPRGTLLHHYRAGPDGDITFANLIVATTHNNQVLNRTVRSVAGDYLVGRGEITEGMMNAIEVGIRAFDPCLSCATHAFGQMPLIVTVRDPAGTVINERVRSASGS
- a CDS encoding NAD(P)H-dependent oxidoreductase subunit E, with amino-acid sequence MNTDVETVLRRYRYDGTRLIDILWDIQRWYGYIPAEHLPQMAAALNRTPLDIVETASFYHFFHGTPTGRHRIYLSNTVIAKMNGYQEVYEALERQTGARFGETDADGIFGLFETPCIGLSDQEPAMMIDDVVFTRLTPDTVANIITQLKAGKVAADIANPAGLPDDDIAYVEALVESNVHTRGPVFFRGEPDYQTLLKNCLAHTPEQTIGVVTESGLRGYGGAGFRTGLKWQLCRDAPGDEKYVICNADEGEPGTFKDRALLTRSPKDVFMGMVIAAYAIGSSHGIVYLRAEYVYLKRYLEGQLQQLRDDGLLGPSVGGRSGFDFDIRIQMGAGSYVCGEESALIESCEGKRGTPRLKPPFPVREGYLGKPTSVNNVETLAAATRVMEEGAEWFRRMGTPDSAGARLLSVAGDCNRPGVYEVEWGITLDEVLRMVGAADARAVQISGPSGECVSVAADGRRRIAYEDIPCNGAVTIFNSTRDLLACVRDYTKFFADESCGICVPCRAGTADLHDKVRLVIAGNAVPKDLDEVARWGAVVHATSRCGLGATAANPILTTLEKFPEIYRQRLRTQEHTLLASFDLDAALAGYEKARTELQTGETT
- a CDS encoding 2Fe-2S iron-sulfur cluster-binding protein is translated as MTIRIEIDGISVSTEEGATLVDVAADAGVYIPTLCYLRDKPCLGTCRVCSVKVNGAVVAACTVAVSDGMTVEVDEPETADMRKALVELLFTEGNHNCPSCEKSGRCTLQAVGYEVGMLVSRFPYRFPVREREHASERIWLERDRCIFCQRCVEFVRDEATGQKIFSISHRGAESRIEVDAERANAMPVEQVRYAVEICPVGAILEKRVGFDVPIGRRKYEVKSVRDRALDQADGSDAP
- a CDS encoding hydrogenase maturation protease gives rise to the protein MRLSDLDDDSCLIYGIGNVGRQDDGLGWAFVDWLQAEGLCPRAEMQRGYQLLLEDAELISNMERVLFVDATKEASVESFTLGRATPRMDFTFTSHAISIPAIMATCQQCFQRLPEVHVLAIRGFEFELAMGLTPAAQRNLDGATAHLLGEHRRQA